The following are encoded in a window of Variovorax paradoxus genomic DNA:
- a CDS encoding LysR family transcriptional regulator gives MDLNAAQMFVAVVQAGSLSAAAQRMEIPLPTLSRRIRELERELKVQLLERSARGTSLTEAGMRLYEHASRGIEALAEGEQAVMSDQARLKGRLRLSLPPGFEPWWALLRAFQQQYPDIELSVYTTERRVDLVQDGIDVALRVGTIVHESMVARHMTTYRHVLVASPQLVQKLDKPTSPDDLHRFPCAVWCRDVSARGTWQLGDQTLEPRPVLSTNSYLHLRSLALAGEAVTELPPFLAAAGLQAGQLCALLPGHLLPEQQVHLLYPSHRHPSSIVRAYLDYCQSHLAHHLGVS, from the coding sequence ATGGACCTCAACGCAGCGCAGATGTTCGTGGCCGTGGTGCAGGCCGGCAGCCTGTCGGCGGCGGCACAGCGCATGGAGATTCCGCTGCCCACCCTGAGCCGGCGCATCCGCGAGCTCGAGCGCGAGCTGAAGGTGCAATTGCTGGAGCGCTCGGCGCGCGGCACCAGCCTGACCGAGGCCGGCATGCGGCTGTACGAACACGCGAGCCGCGGCATCGAGGCGCTGGCCGAGGGCGAGCAGGCCGTGATGAGCGACCAGGCCCGGCTCAAGGGTCGCCTGCGGCTGTCGCTGCCGCCGGGCTTCGAACCCTGGTGGGCCTTGCTGCGCGCCTTCCAGCAGCAGTACCCCGACATCGAGCTGTCGGTCTACACCACCGAGCGCCGGGTTGACCTGGTGCAGGACGGCATCGACGTCGCCTTGCGGGTCGGCACCATCGTCCACGAGTCGATGGTCGCGCGGCACATGACCACCTACCGCCACGTGCTGGTCGCCAGCCCCCAGCTCGTGCAGAAGTTGGACAAGCCCACGTCGCCCGACGACCTGCATCGCTTTCCGTGCGCGGTCTGGTGCCGGGACGTGAGCGCACGCGGCACCTGGCAGTTGGGCGACCAGACGCTGGAGCCGCGGCCGGTGCTGTCGACCAACAGCTACCTGCATCTGCGCAGCCTGGCGTTGGCCGGTGAGGCCGTCACGGAGCTGCCGCCGTTCCTGGCGGCGGCAGGCCTGCAGGCCGGCCAGTTGTGCGCGTTGTTGCCGGGGCATCTGTTGCCCGAGCAGCAGGTGCATCTGCTCTATCCGTCGCACCGGCATCCGTCGAGCATCGTGCGCGCCTACCTGGACTACTGCCAGAGCCATCTGGCGCATCACCTCGGTGTGTCCTGA
- a CDS encoding YybH family protein, translating to MRTFLRAVLATTALVAAVPVTSLAASPATAQTATAATTAIHQQLRRYEQALNTSDVDSVMALYADDAVFMPQNSPPAVGRDAVRTAYRQVFSAIKLDVRFQIDEVRQLSKDWAYARTRSNGTVKLLSSDQPPGAEANQELFVFHREADGQWRFARYIFATTNPPAGR from the coding sequence ATGCGCACATTTCTTCGCGCCGTCCTGGCGACCACCGCGCTGGTCGCCGCCGTCCCGGTGACCTCACTCGCGGCATCGCCCGCCACCGCCCAAACGGCCACGGCGGCCACGACCGCCATCCATCAGCAGCTGCGCCGCTACGAGCAGGCACTCAACACGTCCGACGTCGACAGCGTCATGGCGCTGTACGCCGACGACGCCGTGTTCATGCCGCAGAACAGCCCACCGGCCGTGGGACGCGATGCGGTCCGCACCGCCTACCGGCAGGTGTTCTCTGCGATCAAGCTCGACGTGCGCTTCCAAATCGATGAGGTCCGCCAGCTCTCGAAGGACTGGGCCTATGCACGCACCCGCTCGAACGGCACGGTGAAGCTGCTCTCGAGCGACCAGCCGCCCGGGGCCGAGGCGAACCAGGAGCTGTTTGTGTTTCATCGCGAAGCCGATGGCCAATGGCGTTTCGCGCGGTACATCTTCGCGACCACCAACCCGCCGGCCGGTCGCTGA
- a CDS encoding alpha/beta hydrolase → MSNKPTIVLVHGFWGGAAHWHNVIVELLRKGHTAIRAVELPLTSLADDAERTRKMVAQVQGPVLLVGHSYGGAVITQAGDMPNVVGLVYIAAFAPDAGESPGGITQEHPPVAVPNLAPDSDGYLWVIPEKYHESFCQDLSAEEGLVMGLTQKAPLASTFGDTITAPAWKKKPSWYQISSEDRMISPVNQERMSARLGAKKVITLAASHASLASQPQAVAALIDEAASA, encoded by the coding sequence ATGAGCAACAAACCCACCATTGTCCTGGTCCATGGGTTCTGGGGCGGCGCCGCGCACTGGCACAACGTCATCGTCGAACTCTTGCGCAAGGGCCACACGGCCATCCGCGCGGTCGAGCTGCCGCTGACCTCGCTGGCCGACGACGCCGAGCGCACACGCAAGATGGTGGCGCAGGTGCAGGGGCCCGTGCTGCTGGTCGGGCACTCGTACGGCGGCGCGGTGATCACGCAGGCCGGCGACATGCCCAACGTGGTCGGGCTAGTCTACATCGCTGCCTTTGCACCCGACGCGGGCGAAAGCCCCGGTGGCATCACGCAGGAACACCCACCGGTGGCCGTGCCCAACCTCGCGCCCGACAGCGACGGCTACCTGTGGGTGATCCCCGAGAAATACCACGAGAGCTTCTGCCAGGACCTGAGCGCCGAAGAAGGCCTGGTGATGGGCCTGACGCAGAAGGCGCCGCTGGCCAGCACCTTCGGCGACACCATCACGGCGCCGGCCTGGAAGAAGAAGCCGTCGTGGTACCAGATCTCGAGCGAGGACCGCATGATCTCGCCCGTCAACCAGGAGCGCATGTCGGCGCGGCTGGGCGCGAAGAAGGTCATCACGCTGGCAGCCAGCCATGCCTCGCTGGCCTCGCAGCCGCAGGCCGTGGCGGCGCTGATCGACGAGGCGGCGAGCGCCTAG
- a CDS encoding Bug family tripartite tricarboxylate transporter substrate binding protein codes for MNTRLASAGPSIDGQLQRRRLLAAGLGAMGSGLLAPAAARAQSSAWPSKPIRIIAAQAPGSSNDATARALAEYLTGRLGSPVIVENRPGGIGMIAADAVARAAPDGHTLLLTLHSQLAQAPVLLKKVPLDTSKDLVPIAAFSTGVGVMVVKKDLPVKNLKELIALARQRPVSVGNFGIGSGWQLMLSQLAKQTSGKFDLVNYKGTGPMVFDLMAGNIDMGAGSMAGMASGIQRGVLKPIVVVSGGRSDKLLPGVPTWADEGFTGPAFEDIRDCNMLLGPAGLPSEVLQRLAELARESATRSESVKSVLAQLGVETAPLTGADLQKFIQRTWPTFQALTRELGLAAQ; via the coding sequence ATGAACACGAGGCTTGCATCGGCAGGGCCATCCATCGACGGGCAACTGCAGCGGCGTCGCCTGCTGGCGGCCGGTCTCGGCGCCATGGGCAGCGGCTTGCTGGCGCCCGCTGCGGCGCGCGCACAGTCATCGGCATGGCCGTCGAAGCCGATCCGGATCATTGCCGCCCAGGCCCCGGGATCGTCCAACGACGCGACGGCCCGCGCGCTGGCGGAGTACCTGACGGGGCGCCTCGGGTCGCCGGTCATCGTCGAGAACCGGCCCGGTGGCATCGGCATGATCGCGGCCGATGCGGTGGCACGCGCCGCACCGGACGGCCACACGCTGCTGCTCACCCTGCACAGCCAGCTGGCGCAGGCGCCGGTGCTACTCAAGAAGGTGCCGCTCGACACCAGCAAGGATCTCGTGCCCATCGCGGCCTTCAGCACGGGCGTCGGCGTGATGGTCGTCAAGAAAGACCTGCCGGTGAAGAACCTGAAGGAGCTGATCGCGCTGGCGCGCCAGCGGCCGGTCAGCGTGGGGAACTTCGGCATCGGCTCCGGCTGGCAGCTCATGCTGAGCCAGCTCGCGAAGCAGACCAGCGGCAAGTTCGATCTCGTCAACTACAAGGGGACGGGGCCGATGGTCTTCGACCTCATGGCGGGCAACATCGACATGGGCGCGGGCTCGATGGCGGGCATGGCCAGCGGCATCCAGCGCGGGGTGCTCAAGCCGATCGTCGTGGTGTCGGGCGGGCGCTCCGACAAGCTGCTGCCGGGCGTTCCGACCTGGGCCGACGAAGGCTTCACCGGCCCGGCCTTCGAGGACATCCGCGACTGCAACATGCTGCTCGGCCCCGCGGGCCTGCCGAGCGAGGTGCTGCAGCGGCTTGCCGAACTCGCGCGCGAATCGGCCACCCGATCGGAGAGCGTCAAGTCCGTGCTCGCGCAACTCGGCGTGGAGACGGCGCCCCTGACGGGCGCCGACCTGCAGAAGTTCATCCAGCGCACGTGGCCTACCTTCCAGGCCCTGACGCGCGAACTGGGGCTGGCGGCCCAGTAG
- a CDS encoding class I adenylate-forming enzyme family protein — MSMTLALRRSIQATPERIATVFYQRRQSFRTFGDRVARLAGVLQSLGMGRGDRVGMLGVNSDRWLEVLMGVWWGGGVLNPVNTRWSVPEIVYSLDDCDTGILVVDDHFLDRVEGIRASAKRPPVFIYAGEGRAPEGMPSLAALIDAATPVEDADRAGEDLACILYTGGTTGFPKGVMHSHWTLWAIGIQRFAQTPMPEGSIALHVAPLFHMGGIGRALVQFIAGETHVLATAFDAREVLQTIERERVTDVLLVPTMLQALITHPEFDCFDLGSLQRMVYGASPIAEPVLERAMALLPGVAFTHSYGMTELGSATSNPPTNHGAEGRASGLSRSAGRANVGVIVKVVDANGTELPRGEVGELIVRGPNLMRGYWNKPEETARVLRDGWLYTGDGARMDEGGHIFIVDRLKDMIVSGGENVYSAEVENVIARHPAVQACAVIAVPHAQWGEAVHAVVVRKPGAQLDDAALHAHCRGAIAGYKCPKSIEFRESLPLSAAGKVLKRELRERHWAGQSRQVS; from the coding sequence ATGTCCATGACCCTCGCACTGCGGCGCTCGATCCAGGCCACGCCCGAGCGCATCGCCACCGTCTTCTACCAGCGGCGCCAGAGCTTTCGCACGTTCGGCGACCGCGTGGCGCGCCTGGCTGGCGTCCTGCAATCCCTCGGCATGGGCCGGGGCGACCGGGTCGGCATGCTGGGCGTGAACTCCGATCGCTGGCTCGAAGTGCTGATGGGCGTTTGGTGGGGCGGCGGCGTGCTCAACCCCGTCAACACGCGCTGGAGCGTGCCCGAGATCGTCTACTCGCTGGACGACTGCGACACCGGCATCCTCGTGGTCGACGACCACTTTCTCGACCGCGTCGAGGGCATCCGCGCCAGCGCCAAACGGCCACCGGTCTTCATCTATGCAGGAGAAGGCCGTGCGCCCGAGGGCATGCCGTCGCTGGCTGCACTCATCGACGCTGCGACGCCGGTCGAGGACGCTGACCGCGCCGGCGAAGATTTGGCCTGCATCCTCTACACCGGCGGCACCACCGGCTTTCCCAAGGGCGTGATGCACAGCCACTGGACGCTGTGGGCCATCGGCATCCAGCGCTTCGCGCAGACACCCATGCCCGAGGGCAGCATTGCGCTGCACGTGGCGCCGCTGTTCCACATGGGCGGCATCGGCCGCGCGCTGGTGCAGTTCATCGCCGGCGAAACGCATGTGTTGGCCACCGCATTCGACGCGCGCGAGGTGCTGCAGACCATCGAGCGCGAGCGGGTGACCGACGTGCTGCTGGTGCCCACGATGTTGCAGGCGCTCATCACGCACCCGGAGTTCGACTGCTTCGACCTGGGCAGCCTGCAGCGCATGGTCTACGGCGCCTCACCGATCGCCGAGCCGGTACTCGAACGCGCGATGGCCCTGCTGCCAGGCGTGGCTTTCACCCATTCCTACGGCATGACCGAACTCGGCAGCGCCACGTCGAACCCACCGACGAATCACGGCGCCGAAGGCCGCGCATCGGGCCTGTCGCGCTCGGCTGGCCGCGCCAACGTCGGCGTCATCGTGAAGGTGGTCGATGCCAACGGCACCGAGCTGCCGCGCGGCGAGGTCGGCGAGCTCATCGTGCGCGGGCCCAACCTCATGCGCGGCTACTGGAACAAGCCCGAGGAAACGGCGCGCGTGCTGCGCGACGGCTGGCTCTACACCGGCGACGGCGCCCGCATGGACGAGGGCGGCCACATCTTCATCGTCGACCGCCTCAAGGACATGATCGTCAGCGGCGGCGAGAACGTGTACTCGGCCGAGGTCGAGAACGTGATCGCGCGGCATCCGGCCGTGCAGGCCTGCGCGGTCATCGCCGTGCCGCATGCCCAGTGGGGCGAGGCGGTGCATGCGGTGGTGGTGCGCAAGCCCGGCGCACAGCTCGACGATGCGGCGCTGCACGCTCACTGCCGCGGCGCCATCGCGGGCTACAAGTGCCCCAAGAGCATCGAGTTCCGCGAATCGCTGCCGTTGTCCGCCGCAGGCAAGGTGCTCAAGCGCGAGTTGCGTGAGCGTCATTGGGCGGGGCAGTCTCGCCAAGTGAGCTGA
- a CDS encoding DUF2889 domain-containing protein yields the protein MELPIAQDPTHHDGLLPAPAPTRRPLHTREIVCHGYLRDDGLVDVESTMRDISPQGSDLFFKRLGAGEDLHRMRVVLTVDAELVIRALQVHSEAAPTPWCSESNAVYDALVGLQIGPGFTKKVRALVGGAKGCTHLTELMGPAATTAMQALFALGRERGGMRAAHARPGALPRPGLVNTCQAYRDGSPALEAIWPLARRAPQA from the coding sequence ATGGAGCTGCCCATTGCACAGGACCCCACGCACCATGACGGATTGCTCCCCGCCCCCGCGCCCACGCGCCGCCCACTCCACACCCGCGAGATCGTCTGCCACGGCTACCTGCGCGACGACGGCCTGGTCGACGTGGAAAGCACGATGCGTGACATCTCACCCCAAGGCTCCGACCTGTTCTTCAAGCGGCTGGGCGCGGGCGAAGACCTGCATCGCATGCGCGTCGTCCTGACGGTCGATGCCGAATTGGTGATCCGCGCACTGCAGGTGCACTCCGAAGCCGCCCCGACGCCCTGGTGCAGCGAGAGCAACGCCGTGTACGACGCGCTGGTCGGCCTGCAGATCGGCCCCGGCTTCACGAAGAAGGTGCGCGCACTCGTGGGCGGTGCCAAGGGCTGCACCCACCTCACGGAACTGATGGGCCCCGCGGCCACCACCGCCATGCAGGCGCTGTTCGCGCTGGGCCGCGAGAGAGGCGGCATGCGCGCCGCCCATGCCCGGCCCGGCGCCCTGCCCCGGCCTGGGCTCGTCAACACCTGCCAGGCGTACCGCGACGGCAGCCCCGCGCTCGAAGCCATCTGGCCGCTGGCGCGGCGTGCGCCGCAGGCTTAG
- a CDS encoding Bug family tripartite tricarboxylate transporter substrate binding protein, protein MRNRILLALVAFLWATACAAQTYPARPLTMIVPAPPGGATDSLARVLADEMGKSLGQPVIVDNKPGAAGLLAVQAVTRAAPDGYTLLLTHAAPLVNTPHLLSKVPYNVRRDLAFVSLVASGSVVLAVNRDVPAKDMKEFLAWAAGNKGAISYGSYGIGTFPHLVGAHLNRSRGLDMVHVAYKGEAQVAQDVSAGNVAWGIFSLGTLMPLVESGRLRPLAVFGDHRTKVLPNVPTMAESGLGDAEFTPAGWVGVLTRAGTPPDVLARLEKEARAAAHTPAMKLRLQTSSTEAIGSTSEQFRQEFEKTEPVVKRLIAISGARAD, encoded by the coding sequence ATGCGCAACCGAATCCTGCTTGCCCTCGTCGCGTTCCTGTGGGCGACGGCCTGTGCCGCCCAGACCTACCCGGCGCGGCCCCTCACGATGATCGTGCCGGCGCCACCGGGCGGTGCCACCGATTCGCTGGCCCGGGTGCTCGCGGACGAGATGGGCAAGAGCCTGGGCCAGCCGGTCATCGTGGACAACAAGCCCGGTGCGGCGGGCCTGCTCGCGGTGCAGGCCGTGACCCGCGCCGCGCCGGACGGCTACACGCTCTTGCTGACCCACGCGGCACCGCTCGTCAACACGCCGCACCTGTTGTCGAAGGTGCCCTACAACGTGCGCCGCGACCTGGCCTTCGTGTCGCTGGTGGCCAGCGGGTCGGTCGTGCTGGCCGTCAACCGGGACGTGCCGGCGAAGGACATGAAGGAGTTCCTCGCCTGGGCGGCGGGCAACAAGGGCGCGATCAGCTACGGCTCCTACGGCATCGGCACCTTCCCGCACCTGGTGGGCGCCCACCTGAACCGTTCCCGGGGGCTCGATATGGTCCACGTGGCCTACAAGGGCGAGGCGCAGGTGGCGCAGGACGTGAGCGCGGGCAACGTCGCGTGGGGCATCTTCTCGCTCGGCACCCTGATGCCCCTGGTCGAGAGCGGGCGGCTGCGGCCGCTGGCGGTGTTCGGCGACCACCGGACCAAGGTGCTGCCGAACGTTCCCACCATGGCCGAGTCCGGCCTGGGCGATGCGGAGTTCACGCCTGCCGGCTGGGTCGGTGTGCTGACGCGCGCGGGCACGCCGCCCGACGTGCTGGCCCGGTTGGAAAAAGAAGCGCGTGCTGCCGCGCACACCCCGGCCATGAAGCTGCGTCTGCAGACCAGTTCGACGGAAGCGATCGGCAGCACGTCCGAGCAGTTCCGGCAGGAGTTCGAGAAGACCGAACCCGTGGTCAAGCGCCTGATCGCGATCTCGGGGGCGAGGGCGGACTGA
- a CDS encoding zinc-binding dehydrogenase, whose translation MKAYVIEQAGGPEMLQLRDIASPEPGAHEVQIRVRAFGLNRAETYLRAGKMGAITAPRVPGIEAVGEVILDPAGIFRTGQRVATAMGGMQFSRNGSYAEQVTVLRDNVIALDDIPLSWEELAALPQSYLTVWGALDQTLAVQPGQTLLVRGATASLGLAAVAYAKARDLKVIATTRSEQNTARLRAVGADDVIVDTGEIASTVRQRVPAGVDVALEVVGAATLRDTIQALKPFGAVSVVGLLGGPPVLSQFHLMQDLPDAKQLSFFQSGLLGTPALPLANAPLRWIAEQAAAGRIPSLRSRTFDFDDVRHAHSLMESDRALGKLVVRL comes from the coding sequence ATGAAAGCCTATGTGATCGAACAAGCCGGCGGCCCGGAAATGCTCCAGCTGCGCGACATTGCCTCCCCCGAACCCGGGGCCCACGAAGTACAGATCCGCGTGCGCGCCTTCGGCCTGAACCGCGCGGAAACCTATTTGCGCGCCGGCAAGATGGGCGCCATCACCGCCCCACGCGTGCCCGGCATCGAAGCGGTCGGCGAAGTCATCCTCGACCCCGCCGGCATCTTCCGCACCGGCCAGCGCGTGGCCACCGCGATGGGCGGCATGCAGTTCAGCCGCAACGGCAGCTACGCCGAGCAGGTGACCGTGCTGCGCGACAACGTGATCGCGCTGGACGACATCCCCCTGTCGTGGGAAGAACTGGCCGCGCTGCCGCAGTCGTACCTCACCGTCTGGGGCGCTCTCGACCAAACGCTGGCCGTCCAGCCGGGCCAGACCCTGCTGGTGCGCGGTGCCACCGCCTCGCTGGGCCTGGCCGCTGTCGCCTACGCCAAGGCACGCGACCTGAAGGTGATCGCGACCACGCGCTCGGAACAGAACACGGCGCGGCTGCGCGCGGTGGGCGCGGACGACGTCATCGTCGACACCGGCGAGATCGCATCAACGGTTCGCCAGCGGGTCCCCGCCGGCGTGGACGTTGCGCTCGAAGTCGTGGGCGCCGCGACGCTGCGCGACACCATCCAGGCCTTGAAGCCCTTCGGCGCGGTGTCGGTCGTGGGGCTGCTAGGCGGGCCCCCGGTGCTGTCGCAGTTCCACCTGATGCAGGACCTCCCCGATGCAAAGCAACTGAGCTTCTTCCAGAGCGGTTTGCTCGGCACGCCGGCCCTGCCGTTGGCGAATGCGCCGCTGCGCTGGATCGCCGAACAGGCCGCCGCGGGCCGCATTCCCTCGCTGCGTTCGCGGACCTTCGACTTCGACGACGTGCGCCACGCCCACAGCCTGATGGAAAGCGACCGCGCGCTCGGCAAGCTCGTCGTGCGCCTCTGA
- a CDS encoding long-chain-fatty-acid--CoA ligase: protein MQAEPRATHPCPTPAGVAERPVGALCIDPVHARGGLPREAHIPEISLFCNLETSARRYPAKTAVQFFGKAVRYDELLAEAEAMAGYLQHACDVAPGDRVLVFSQNCPQFIAAYFAILRADAVFVPVNAMLLRDELEHIVQDSGAVAAFVASELLERIAPLVGTGALRQLVVHAYGDALGNADDDAGLVPPDWVRARIADVVLPPAAVSWQAALAQQQVPRLHRAGPDDLCMLPYTSGTTGKPKACVHTHRTVMTSCVGSSLWRRTHPSSVYLAVAPLFHLLGLQNNVNSAIFWGGTIVLMPRWDREAAALLIERHRVSFWAALPAMLVDFFAQPGIEQRDLSSLAVVTGGGAATPQHVNDILKNRYGLDYIEGYGLTESANFLCANPMHQPKKGCLGVPTFGVDLRIVDPETLVPLPRGKAGEIVVHAAQIMLGYWNHAQANAESFFVRDGKRFFRTGDLASMDEEGYVFMRDRLKRMINASGFKVWPAEVEASLHTHPSILEACVIAAPDARRGETVKAVVTLRDGCSDDSASLLAWCREHMAAYKAPRIVQIVDALPKSATGKIAWRELQEREARAVQAAENKEAEAEAPTH from the coding sequence ATGCAGGCAGAACCCCGCGCCACACACCCTTGCCCCACGCCCGCGGGCGTGGCCGAGCGCCCCGTCGGCGCCTTGTGCATCGACCCCGTGCACGCCCGCGGCGGCTTGCCGCGCGAGGCTCACATTCCCGAGATCAGCCTGTTCTGCAACCTCGAGACCTCGGCTCGCCGCTACCCGGCCAAGACTGCGGTGCAGTTCTTCGGCAAGGCCGTGCGTTACGACGAGCTGCTGGCCGAGGCCGAAGCCATGGCCGGTTACCTGCAGCACGCGTGCGATGTGGCGCCGGGCGACCGCGTGCTCGTGTTCAGCCAGAACTGCCCGCAGTTCATCGCGGCCTACTTCGCCATCCTGCGGGCCGACGCGGTGTTCGTGCCGGTCAACGCCATGTTGCTGCGCGACGAACTCGAACACATCGTGCAGGACAGCGGCGCGGTGGCGGCCTTCGTGGCCAGTGAACTGCTCGAACGCATCGCGCCGCTCGTGGGCACCGGCGCGCTGCGCCAGCTCGTGGTGCATGCCTACGGCGACGCGCTCGGCAATGCAGACGATGATGCCGGCCTCGTGCCGCCCGACTGGGTGCGCGCGCGCATCGCCGACGTGGTGCTGCCGCCTGCTGCCGTGTCCTGGCAGGCCGCGCTGGCGCAGCAGCAGGTGCCGCGGCTCCACCGCGCCGGCCCAGACGACCTGTGCATGCTGCCCTACACCTCGGGCACCACCGGCAAGCCCAAGGCCTGCGTGCACACGCACCGCACGGTGATGACCTCCTGCGTCGGCTCTTCGCTGTGGCGCCGCACGCATCCGTCGTCGGTGTACCTTGCCGTGGCACCGCTGTTCCACCTGCTGGGCCTGCAGAACAACGTCAACTCGGCGATCTTCTGGGGCGGCACCATCGTGCTGATGCCGCGCTGGGACCGCGAGGCCGCAGCGCTGCTCATCGAGCGCCACCGCGTGAGCTTCTGGGCCGCGCTGCCGGCCATGCTGGTCGACTTCTTCGCGCAGCCCGGCATCGAGCAGCGCGACCTGTCGAGCCTGGCCGTGGTCACCGGCGGCGGGGCCGCCACGCCGCAGCATGTGAACGACATCCTCAAGAATCGCTACGGCCTGGACTACATCGAGGGCTACGGGCTGACCGAAAGCGCCAACTTCCTGTGCGCCAACCCGATGCACCAGCCGAAGAAAGGCTGCCTTGGCGTGCCCACCTTCGGTGTCGACCTGCGCATCGTCGATCCGGAGACGCTGGTGCCGCTGCCGCGAGGCAAGGCCGGTGAGATCGTGGTGCACGCCGCGCAGATCATGCTGGGCTACTGGAATCATGCGCAGGCCAATGCCGAGAGCTTCTTCGTGCGTGACGGCAAGCGCTTCTTCCGTACCGGCGACCTCGCCAGCATGGACGAAGAGGGCTACGTCTTCATGCGCGACCGCCTGAAGCGAATGATCAATGCCTCGGGCTTCAAGGTCTGGCCGGCCGAGGTCGAGGCCTCCCTGCACACGCACCCGTCGATCCTCGAAGCCTGCGTGATCGCCGCGCCCGATGCGCGGCGCGGTGAAACGGTCAAGGCCGTGGTCACGCTGCGTGACGGCTGCAGCGACGACAGCGCCAGCCTGCTGGCCTGGTGCCGGGAACACATGGCGGCCTACAAGGCGCCGCGGATCGTGCAGATCGTCGACGCGCTGCCCAAGTCGGCCACCGGGAAGATCGCCTGGCGTGAACTGCAGGAGCGGGAAGCGCGCGCTGTGCAGGCTGCAGAAAACAAAGAAGCCGAAGCAGAAGCACCGACCCACTGA
- a CDS encoding AraC family transcriptional regulator, producing the protein MSMPTPSNATALVPPGQPERDPLSDLLDLVHIRGEMALTCTPATPFALSFPAGASSMHAVTHGTVSVRVEGLADAVRLGPGELILLPHGTAHVIEAGDARTLVDIWDALKSGFDRTRSALGQGTSPVWFWGSFRFDSAISRRLLDTLPLAITLRELNERPLEWFQLCWEIMIDETRRRLPGGSVMVSRLLDIVFVKVIRRWAEQDAAAPHWLTASLDPRIANVLSAIHAAPARPWQVADLAEIAGMSRSSFAARFESLLTQPPGAYLTAWRLDKATERLRNSARSIRWIAEDVGYESDAAFSRAFRERFGVSPSQWRKQAQAANH; encoded by the coding sequence ATGTCCATGCCCACACCTTCGAACGCGACGGCACTCGTGCCTCCCGGCCAGCCGGAGCGCGACCCGCTCTCGGACCTGCTGGACCTCGTTCACATCCGCGGCGAGATGGCGCTCACCTGCACGCCCGCGACGCCCTTCGCCCTGTCGTTTCCCGCCGGCGCATCCAGCATGCACGCCGTGACGCACGGCACGGTGAGCGTGCGCGTCGAGGGCCTGGCCGATGCGGTCCGGCTCGGCCCCGGTGAACTGATTCTGTTGCCGCACGGCACGGCGCACGTGATCGAGGCCGGCGATGCGCGCACCCTCGTCGACATCTGGGACGCCCTGAAGTCGGGCTTCGACCGCACGCGCAGCGCGCTCGGCCAGGGCACCTCGCCGGTCTGGTTCTGGGGCAGCTTCAGGTTCGACAGCGCGATCTCGCGGCGCCTGCTCGACACCTTGCCCCTCGCCATCACGCTGCGCGAGCTGAACGAACGGCCGCTCGAATGGTTCCAGCTGTGCTGGGAGATCATGATCGACGAGACGCGGCGGCGCCTGCCCGGCGGCAGCGTGATGGTGTCGCGGCTGCTCGACATCGTGTTCGTGAAAGTCATCCGCCGTTGGGCCGAGCAGGATGCCGCCGCACCGCACTGGCTGACGGCATCGCTCGATCCGCGGATCGCGAACGTGCTCTCCGCGATCCACGCCGCCCCTGCGCGCCCATGGCAGGTGGCGGACCTCGCGGAGATCGCAGGCATGTCGAGGTCGTCATTCGCGGCACGCTTCGAGTCGCTGCTCACACAGCCGCCCGGGGCCTACCTGACCGCATGGCGGCTCGACAAGGCCACCGAGCGCCTGCGCAACAGCGCCCGGTCGATCCGCTGGATCGCCGAAGACGTGGGCTACGAATCGGACGCCGCCTTCAGCCGCGCCTTCCGCGAGCGCTTCGGCGTGTCGCCGTCGCAGTGGCGAAAGCAGGCACAGGCCGCGAACCACTGA